The following DNA comes from Riemerella anatipestifer ATCC 11845 = DSM 15868.
AACGCACAGACCAATACCACTTATAAGTTTTCTAACTGGTCGCATAATTTAGCTGCCTATATCTACCCTCTGGACAACCACACCATAGGTCTAGTTTGGGACGACAATACCTATAAAACATTGGGAGAAAGTGCCTTTAGAAACAGTTTCTATGACCTATCTTACCAGTACACTTGGGCTAAAAAGAAGATAGATTTTGAGTTGAAATGGCTTAACATTACCAACAACAAATTCTATGAAACAGTTACCATAAGTACCCAAGATAACAGTATCCGTAGAAGTTTAGTTTATATAAGACCTAGCCAAGTGATGTTTACCGTAAAGTTTAATTTTAAATAAATTATCAAATACAATCTACATTAAATAATAGTTAGGGAAATCTCTAACTATTATTTTTTAAAACTCCTATATACTAGTTTTTTATATCTTTTAGCTTTATTTTCTATAAAAAAAATTATCTTTGCTAAAACAAAAAACAGATTTAATTTTCATATCAAAATGAAAGGGATTTTAAAAATCTATCACCCAGAAGAAACACTGAAATATCACTTCAGTAAAACCTATTGCAAATCGGTTCTTAGTAACGATAAAATCTTATTAGAGGTAGAACTCATCACCAGCGAGGATGTGGACCATGTAGAAGACGACTCTTTACAATACCGTTTCCCTCAACTGGCACTTAATATTTCGGACTTCCCCATCGCATCAAAGGCTTTAGAAGGACAAACATTCAACATCAATAATGAAGAAGAACTCTACGCAGAAATCAATTTATATGATGATGACGAAGCAGAGCTTTTAGACAATCAACTTTCGTTTAGCCTTAATGACGAGGGCATTTTACAACTGGTATGGGAAGGCGAAGTTTCAGATTTTTACACTAATTCTGACGAACCACTTTCCTTTAAACTGAAATGCCATTTTAAGGAGGACTCTATAGAGATAGAGGATTAACAAAAGATAATTCATAACATCACAAACAAGTTGAGAAATTAGCCTAAGTAATATCTCAGGGCTTTTTTCGTTAGTATAACATAAATTTATTTTAAAAATGAACGACAGCATACAAATGGTATCTCAAACCACAAATACAGAAAAGCAAGTCTTTTCTCTATGGGAAATATTATTCGGAGGTGGCATCATCTCTAATGTGATTATGATAGCTATATTCCTACTAGGGATACTCGCTCTGTATATCTTTCTAGAACGCTACTTTTTTATTCGTAGAGCGGCTAAGACCGACCCTAACTTCCTTAATAATATTAAAGATTTTGTCTATGAAGGTAAAATAGACACGGCTATAGATTTATGCAAGACCTCTAACACCCCTGAAGCTAGAATGATAGAGAAAGGGCTTAGCAGAATAGGTCGCCCTATAAGTGATATTAGCAATGCGATGCAAAGCCAAGGTAACCTAGAAGTGTCTAAACTTGAGAAAAACCTCAACTTATTAGCTTCTGCTTCTGGTGCTGCTCCTATGCTAGGCTTTTTAGGTACGGTAATCGGTATGATTATGGCGTTTTTTGAAATCTCTAATGTAACGGGAGCCGTAAGTCCTAAACTTTTAGCATCAGGCATTTATACCGCTATGGCAACTACTGCCGCAGGGCTTTTTGTAGGTATTCCTGCTTATTTCTTCTATAATATCCTCGTAACTAAAGTAGACCGTTTGGTGCTTAAAATACAAATTCACGCAGGGGAATTTCTAGATGCCATCAATAAGCCATTATAAACTAAAAACTTAATTTATGGAATTAAAACGCAGAAATAGAGCAAGTGCGGAGTTTAGTATGGCCTCTATGACGGATATTATTTTCCTCTTGCTGATATTTTTTATGATAACCTCCTCTGCTATTAGCCAAAGTGCTATCGAAGTAAAGTTACCACAAGCAGCAGAAGGCTCTCCTGCAGTACAAGACCCTGTTTCGGTTACCATTTCCCCAGAAGGCGACTATTTCGTAAACGATAAGGCTGTAAATAAGGAAACTCTAGAACCTACCCTTAATGCCTTATTGAAAAACGAAACCAAACCTTCTTTTACGATAAGAGCCGATGAAAATACGAGGCACAAAGATGTTGTTTTCGTAATGGAAATCGCCGAAAGAAACAGCTACAACATTGCTATTGCAACCGTACAAGAAAAGTAAACTTATGAGCCAAACCATAAATACATCGGAAAGAAAAGACCAAATCAAAAGTGCCATCATCACATTTTTGATTAGCCTTTTGGTATTCTTAGCTTTGTATTTTTATTCGTTTACTAGAGAACTTCCAAAGGAGGAAGTCGTAAGCACGATGCTCATCAATTTTGGAGACCAAA
Coding sequences within:
- a CDS encoding MotA/TolQ/ExbB proton channel family protein is translated as MNDSIQMVSQTTNTEKQVFSLWEILFGGGIISNVIMIAIFLLGILALYIFLERYFFIRRAAKTDPNFLNNIKDFVYEGKIDTAIDLCKTSNTPEARMIEKGLSRIGRPISDISNAMQSQGNLEVSKLEKNLNLLASASGAAPMLGFLGTVIGMIMAFFEISNVTGAVSPKLLASGIYTAMATTAAGLFVGIPAYFFYNILVTKVDRLVLKIQIHAGEFLDAINKPL
- a CDS encoding ExbD/TolR family protein, coding for MELKRRNRASAEFSMASMTDIIFLLLIFFMITSSAISQSAIEVKLPQAAEGSPAVQDPVSVTISPEGDYFVNDKAVNKETLEPTLNALLKNETKPSFTIRADENTRHKDVVFVMEIAERNSYNIAIATVQEK